The Chryseobacterium glaciei DNA window TCCGAAGCCTTTTGCAATCAACTAAATAATATATTCTATTTTACAATGACTCTTTTCACTTGACCTTCTGAGGTTTTTACTAAGTAAACTCCTGTAGAAAGTTTTGATGTATCTATTGTTAAAGCATTTTTCTCTTTTCCGATTAACTTGCCGGACATATCGTACAATTCGTAACCTTGCGCTCTGTTGAAATAAAGCGTATTTCCTTTTGCCACAGGATTCGGGAATATATTGAACGTGGAATTTTCAGTTTTTATTTCTCCTGTTCCTAACGTTGCAGAATTAGCTACTTCATACATAGATAAAGTTCCGCTGATCTCATTGGCAATAATCACATAACCTTTTCCTGTCGTTGTGTTTTGAGGAGCGATGTACGTGATTCCTTCTGGTCCATTGTCGCCTCCGTAAGCCGAAGTAGAACGGGAATGTTTGTAATCTGTAAACGTTGGATTATTAGGATCTGTAATGTTGTAAACCATCACGCCACCTGTTCTTTCCAGAGTAATGAAAGCGTAAGTTTGACCGTTGATTGTTCCCAATGCTACACCTTCCGGTTCAGGACCTTTTGCACGGCTTCTGTTTTTTGCACCGTTTGCTTCATTATCAGCATTAAAAATTAATGGATAATTGGCCGCAATATATCTTTCAAATTTATCGCCACTGTCATAAACGATCTGTTTTGTATCTGCATTGAAAATAGAGAACGAACGTGCTCCCAACGCAGAAATTTCTTCAAATTCTGCATCTCCGTCCGTATTTCCTGTCGCATTTGAAACTCTGAATCTTCCTAAATTATGAGAAGCTTTTAAAATATCAGCATTCGGGAAAATAGCTGGATCTAAAGTATAAGCAGCCGCTCCAACTGTCGTTCTTTCACTGAAACCTGAAAGGTCTTTTTCGTCTCCTTCATTAGCAGTTACGATATAATTGGTACTTCCGATTTTAAAGTTTTGAACAGCATCCGGAGTGTAATATGTTTTCACTGGCCAGTTCGCAATTAAAATCTCACCATTGTTATCAGAAGCATCAAAACCGTTTCCAGGTAAGCTCATGTCTTTTTTGCCTAATCCCCAAATACTTGTAATGGTTTTTGTGGCTAAATTAATTTCTGCAACAGCATTGTTTTCCTGAAGCGTAACCCAAGCTTTTTGACTATCTGCACTTACTGTAACATATTCAGGTTCTAAATCCTGAGAAAGCGTGTTGTTTGTTCTTACTTTTCTTAATCCTGTTGCGGTTAAAGCTGCAAGTTGAGAATCAAATGCATTGAAATTAAGTGTTGAAACATTAGTTTGAGTAAGATTTCCAACACCTCCAGAAATATCAATAATACTGATGGTTCCTTCCGGATCTACCGTGTAAGCATCGTTCGGCTCGCCTTCGTTAGCTGTAATAACTTTGGTTCCGTCCGGAGTGAAAGTAATCATGTCCGGTAAAGCACCAACTGTCACCTGCTTCATGAAGTTTCCATTAATATCAAAGAAAACTACCGAACCATTTAATTGAGGATTTGCGTTTGGAGAAGAAACGGCAATAATTCCGTTTTTCACAGCGATACTTGTAATTCCTCCGAATGAAGCCATATTCACGGTTTTAGTAACAACCGGAGTGGTAGGATTACTGAAATCAATAATGTCAAAAACATCAGTCAGAGAACTGATTGTGAATAATTTTTGAGATGTAGCATCATGAACGACAATTTCCGTAGAACTCGTGTTGTTTCCTGAAGGATCAAAACTTCCGATATAATTTAATTGAATCTGCTGAGAAGGAACCGGAGCCTGCTTATCATTATCAATAATATAAACTGTAGCATTATTATCACCAGAAATCGTTGCTCCAACAGGATTTTCAAGACTTACGACGAAATATTCCGCGCTTTGTTCTTCCAATGTATCATCAATAATCGGAATATTTACGGTATAACTTGTTGTTGAAGGAGTAATATTAATCGTTTGATTTGTTAAAGTAAAATCACTACTGTTTGCCGTACTGAAAGGCGCTGGTTTTACCACCAAATTCACCGTTGAAGTGGATGGATTATTAACATTAATCTTAAATGCCAAACTTCCCGCATTTTCATTTACTTTAATGAAATTTTTATCTAAAGAAATAGAAGTTCCGGCTGTTGTGAAAGTAGTTGCTGTAACTGTAGTAACCGCATTATCGCTGGTATCTTCTACCATATTTGGTTTTAAAGCCAAATAATAAGCTTGATTAGGAACTAAACCTGCAGTCGGGATTACTGTGATTTTGTTATTGCTGAATGTTGTTGTAAAGGGAACTTGTGTACCTGTAGAACTTCCAAGACGGAAATCTACAAGAGTTTGTGCATTAGAATCGTTGATCGCGGAATTGTCTGTTAATCTTACATTTTCATTAAAAGAAATCGTAGGATTTACAGTTGTTGAAGCATTATTTGTGCTGTTTGTGGGAAGATAAGCTACTGTGGGTGGAGTAGTGTCTGCACCGCCTGTTGCAGCTGCATCTACCGTAAAGTTATCAAAACGGTTGTTTCCAACAGTTCCTCCTGTACCTGCTGAGAATTCTACTTTTAATTTAAAATTCGGATTATTTGCAACGCCTGAAATTGCAGAAAAATCGAAAGTAATTAATTGTGGATTGGCATCCTGAGGAGAAACGGTCTGATAAGGTAGGAAAGTCGTTCCGTTTGTTGAATAAGACCAAGTCTGAGTTCCTGCTCCCGATCCTGATCTTCTGGTTGTGAATTTCACCACCACATTGTTATATCCTGTAGTCGGAAGGTTGAATTGTAGGTTTCCGTTAATTGGGAAATTATATCTTAAATGAGTTCCTGGAGCATCACCATTTCTGGCATTCAGGTTTTCTGTACTGAAGTTTTGTCCGGTTCCGCCTGCGAAATCTACTTCTGTTGTTCCACTTGTTACTGCGGTAAGAGAACCGTTTACCAACGTGGAAGTCGGAGCGGTAATCGCAGATGCTGAAGCATTGTTATTGAAATTCCAATAGTGAATAAGTGTCTGCCCGAAAAGTCCGCCCTGAAGAAAGAATGCGGCAATTACAGACCCTTTTAAAAGGTAATTGTTAACCATTTTTACGTAAATTAGATTTATGCAAAAATGAACTTTCTAGTTTGTAAAGGTTTTAATAGAATCTTAATAAATGATTAATAATTCTTAATAAGAATTAAATATAAATTAAAAAAGATTAAGATGTAATTAATAATGGTAGAAACTAACCTTGAAGTTTATTTCTCAATTTTTTCGGTATGATCTATCTTTTTTATAGATGATACTTTTTCTAAAGAATGCTTTTGCGTATACAAAAACCCTGAAATCGCTGTGATGATCAGTAGTATGAAAATCACTAAAATGATCCTTTTTATCATCGCTCTCATTTTGCTAAGTTTTTAATATCCTGAATTTCTAAAATTGATGTAGAATATCCTTTTTGCACAGCATTGATCATCGCTTTTCCAACCTCATGTAATGTCAAAGATTTTGAAGGCAGAAGAATAGGGAAGAGCCATATGACAGGTTTGAAAAACCATTTTACATTTACTTGTCCGTCAACAGGTTTCATAAATCCGGGACGGAAATTATAAGCATCTTTAAAGCCCAATTTCTTCAAATCGTTTTCTGTTTTTCCTTTTACTCTCGCCCACATCAGTTTTCCGCTTTCTGTTTTGTCGGTATGAGCGCCTGAAACATAGTTGAAAACCATTTCCGGATTGAGATTTAAAAGAACTTTGGCAAAATGTAAAGTCGTGTCGTAAGTGATTTTGGTATAATCTTGTTCGTTCATTCCAACACTGCTGATTCCGGCGCAGAAAAAACAGGCATCGTAACCTTTTAGATTTTCATCGTTTAAATCAATTCCAAAGAAATCGGGAACTAAATATTCTTTTAGTTTCGCGTGTGTTTTTCCAGATGGTTTTCTGCTTACACTTAGAACCTCAGAAATGTTAGGATTTTCAAGGCATTCCAGTAAAACGCCTTCGCCTACCATTCCTGTTGCACCTGTCAGAATTATTTTGATCGAGCTCATTTTTTTAATGTTATAAAGTAATGACGTTTCCGGATTTGTTTTTACTTTAAGTAAATTACAAAAAATAGGTTATTGTTGAAATTATTTTTTATTGTGGTGATGGCTTCGAAAATTTTAGCTATTAATAGAGAAAATTATTTGATGAAACACTAATTTGAAAACTTATCAAATGGTTGTCAAAGCTCTGTAAAACTGGATGCTAAGATTCTCCGAAGTCTCCCGTTTTTTTGACTAATATTTCTAATGATGACCAAATCCCTAGCCCCGATCGCAGCATTTGTTTGAGCTCATTTTTTTGGTTTCGGCGCGGCGGCAAAGCCGCGCCGAAACCAAAAAAATAGCGAGTGCGGAGAGCGGGAAATAGCTTCTGAAAATATAAATAATGAGTAATTGGTGATCAATAATGATAACTCTCGCATATTCAAAATAAAAAAACCAGCCAAAAAATGACCGGTTTTACTATTATATTGTAAGCTTATAATTACTTTTTATCGTGCAACTGACTGTAAATATTATGAATAAGTCCATCCGCAACAGAGATTCTTGGAACAAAAATTCTACTGATATCAGACCATGTCATGACGTTATTGAAAATCTTTAAAGCGTGAGCCACAACATCAGCTCTGTCTTCTCTGAGGTTATGCTTTGTCATTCTTTCTTCCACAGAAAGTTCATTAAATTCTTTGTATACCTTTTTAAGATGAGAAAGAGTCATTGCTTTTCCATCTTTGGTTTTGCTCATGGAGAAAACTTTGTTGATATTTCCTCCTGAACCGATGGCAACAATAGGTTTTTTGCTTGAAATATTGTTATTGATCTCTTCTTTCATCTCTTTCCAGTTCTCGAAAGTAACCAGATTATTCAGCAAACGTATTGTTCCGATGTTGAAAGATTTTTCATAGACCATTTTGCCGTTTTCGTAAAAGGTAAGTTCGGTAGAACCACCGCCAACATCGATATAAAGATAGGCGAATTCTTTGTCTAAGCCTTCTGCTACGTGATTTTCATAGATAAGAGTCGCTTCTTCGTCTCCTGAAATAATCTCGATTTCAATTCCGGAAGCTTTTTTTACCTGTTTAATGATTTCCTGACCGTTGATGGCGTCACGCATCGCGCTCGTAGCACAAGCTCTGTAATGCTCAACCTTGTAGATTTTCATTAAGTCACTGAAAATTTTCATGGAATCGATCACCATTTTTTCTCTTTCTTCACCGATCTTTCCCAATGTAAAAACATCCATACCCAATCTCAGAGGGATTCTCAGAAGATTAAGCTTGATGAATTCAGGCTTATTGTTGTTAATTTTTACTTCATTAATTAAAAGTCGGGCTGCGTTACTACCAATGTCTATAGCTGCGATCTTCATTTTTTGCTTGTTTTAGCTTTTAAATATTTATAAGTTTCTATCTGAGAACGGCATTCTTCTTTTCCATTGCTGATATATTCGTTGCTCAATTTTTTGTCTAAAATACGAGCTTTTACGTTATCTCTCAACTGAATGTCCAGAATTTCTTTTAATTCTTTCTTCAGATCTTTATCGGTGATCTTGGCTGCGGCTTCAATTCTGTAGTCAAGGTTTCTGGTCATCCAGTCTGCTGAGGAAATATACATATCTTCCGCGCCTTTATTGTAGAAATACATTACTCTGGCGTGTTCCAGATATTCATCCACAATACTGATAGCTTTTATCTTTTCTTTGAAATCTTTCTGATTTACAGCACAATAAATACCTCTTACAATGATTTTTATGATAACGCCGGCAATAGAAGCCTCGTATAGTTTTGTAATTAAAGCACGGTCGCTTACCGAATTGGCTTTAATGATCATTTCTGCTCTTCTTCCTGCTTTTGCTTCCTCGATTTCTTTATCAATATGATGAACGATCTTTTCACGCATAAACTGTGGACAAACCAATAAATTTTTGCAAGTCTTCAAAATAGGCAAGTAATCTTCTCTGGATTTCTTTAATACATTGAAAATTTTATTAATATCTGCCATCACATGACGATCCGAAGTCATTAATAAATGATCACCATAAATTTTAGCTGTTTTTTCGTTAAAATTTCCTGTGCTTACAAAGCCGTATTGAAGGGTTTTATTTTGTGCTCTTTTCTTAATGATACAAAGCTTGGCGTGAACTTTTTTGTCCGGAATTCCCACTAAAACAGTAATTCCTTCCGGTTCCAGCATTTCTTTCCATTTTAAGTTGGATTCTTCATCAAATCTTGCCTGAAGTTCAAGCATTACGGTAACATCTTTACCATTTCTTGCGGCATAAATCAAAGCATTAATGATTTTTGAACTGCTCGCCAGACGGTATGCTGTGATTTGAATTGATTTTACATCAGGATCCATTGCCGCCTCACGAAGAAGGTCAATTACAGGAGTATATTTATGGTAAGGGAAGGTAAGAAGGACATCTTTTGCGAGAATAACATCTGTCACTCTTTCGCCATGTTCAAAAGCTTGATGTTCAAAAGAAGTTCTTTCTGCAGGTCTTGCATAGGATTCAAAAACATCAGGAAAATCCATGAAATGTTTAAAATTATGAATTTTTCCTCCCGGAATAATGCTGTCTTTCTTGGTTAAATTCAGTTTACGGATAAGCAATTCCAATAACGCTTTATCCATATCTTTATCGAAAACAAACCTTGTTGGCTTTCCTTTTCTTCTGTTTTTAATTCCTTTTTCTATTTTTTCTGCGAAATTGGTTCTGATGTCGTTATCAAGATCCATTTCGGCATCTTTTGTTACTTTGAAAGCGTTTGCAGCAAATTCGTCATATCCGAAATAAGAGAAAATATGCGGTAGATTGAACGTAATAACATCTTCCAATAGCATCACATTTTTCTCTTCCGGATCTTCTGTCGGAAGCAATACAAATCTTCCCACAAAACGCGACGGAATTTCAATGATCGCATAATTGCTGGAATATTGCCAGTCTTTTTTTCTCATCGCAACACCCAAATAAAGACTTTTGTCCCTCATATAAGGCATTGGTGTGTTTTCGTGAAGAAGAATTGGGATAACATTCGCTTCCACAACTTCATCAAAATACGTTCTTACAAACTCTTTTTGTCTGGCCGTTAAGTTTTTAGAATTTTTAATGAAAACCTTTTGATCCGCCATTTCGGTCTGAATTTTTTTCCAGGTCTTATCAAAATTCTGCTGATGTTTAATGACAATTTCATTAATATTTTGAAGGATCTTGGAAGGTGGCTGATAAAAAGATTCAGCGATTACTTTTTCCTTGAAATCCATGGCGCGTTTTAATCCGGCAACCCGCACTCTGAAAAATTCATCTAAATTATTAGAAAAAATCCCAAGAAAACGGATTCTCAGATGTAATGGTACATTTTCGTCCATCGCTTCCTGCAAAACTCTTTCGTTGAAGGCAAGCCATGTGATATCTCTCGGATTAAAGTGTAATGACATTCTCTAGTTTATAATTTGTCAAAAATAATAATTCGTACGCTTTTCAACTATTTTTCTAGGTTAAACTTTGATTAATTTTTAATGTTTTAAATAAAGAACAAAAGAAAAGATAATTTTCTGTAAGGATTTTGAAACGATTCCGACTATAGTTATAAAGATAAGTTATAATTATAAAAAATTATTTATGAAAAAGTGTTTATTATTAATTATCGGTTTTTTAATGACCAATACATATGCACAGAGAGGATGTGCAACGGATCAGAAAATGAAAGAATTTTTTCAAAAAAATCCTCAGGCTTTAGAAAGAAAAGCAGATCTGCGAAACTTTCTTATTAACAAAAATAATACGGCGAAATCTCCACAAACTGTAGTTACAATTCCTGTGGTTGTGCATGTATTATATAAGAATGCAACGCAAAATATTTCTGATGCTCAAATTGCATCACAAATTGCAGTTCTGAATAACGATTTCAGAAAGATGAACTCAGACTTTAATACTGTGGTTCCGAATGCATTCAAACCAATGGCTGCAGATCTGGAATTAGCTTTCTGTATGGCAACAAAAGATCCCAACGGAAACCCAACAACCGGTATTGAAAGAAAATCTGTACCCTCGAATTTTGATTTCGAAGGAGATTATTATATTGCTTCAGGAGCTTTAGCATGGGATCCTACAAAATATTTGAATATTTGGATAGGACAAATGCCGCCCGGAATTTTAGGGCAAGCGTATCTTCCTGATGCTGCAGGATTAGAGCTTGATGGTCTGGCAATTGGTTATCAGTATTTTGGGACAATCGGTACGGTATCTGCTCCTTTTAATAAAGGAAGAACGGCAACTCACGAAATCGGACATTATTTTGGGTTGGAACATATTTGGGGACTTGACGGAAGTGCTTGTGGAACCTCTGATAATGATGACTTTTGTGCTGATACTCCTGCTACTGACAGTCCGTATTATGACTCACCTACATTTCCGGATAACCAACTTACATGTACACCTTCTGCAAACGGAGCCATGTTTATGAATTTTATGGATTATGTAGATGATGCCGCAATGGCAATGTTTAGTAATAATCAAAAAACAATCACAAGTAACACAATGGCAGGCCCACGTGCCAGTTTACTTAATACCAATGGATGTTCTTCTACTGTTTTAGGTACAAATGAAAGTGAAAAAGCAAATTCTATTACTGTTTTTCCTAATCCGACCACAGAATATGTTTCTATAGCTTCACCGTTGGTTAAAATTAATGAAGCAGAGATATTTAATTCTGAAGGCAGATTGGTAAGAAAAGCTTTTATTAAAAATGAGACTGACAAAATTAATGTCAAAGATTTGGCAACCGGAACCTATTATGTAAGAACTTATAATGACAAACAGTTCGTTAAATCTATGAAATTTATTAAGAAATAAGTGAAAAAATTTCCTACTATTTACTTTTAAACCTCGATCATATCGGGGTTTTATTTTTTAATATGTCAATTTGTCACAAAAAACTATATGGTACAGATATTGAGAAATAGAGATTGTAATTAATAATTAAAATTAGAAAAAATATAAATATTATGAGTAAAATAATTGGAATTGACTTAGGAACAACCAACTCTTGCGTTGCAGTAATGGAAGGTAAAGATGCTGTTGTTATTCCTAATGCAGAAGGTAAAAGAACGACACCTTCTATTGTAGCATTTACAGAAGATGGTGAAAGAAAAGTAGGAGATCCTGCAAAAAGACAGGCTGTAACGAATCCAAAAAAGACAGTATATTCTATCAAAAGATTTATTGGAACTCATTTTAAAGATGATGCAAGTGAAATTTCAAGAGTACCTTACGACGTAGTAAAAGGTCCGAATGACACTGTAAAAGTTAAAATTGACGATAGAGAATATACTCCACAGGAAATTTCTGCAATGACGCTTCAGAAAATGAAGAAAACTGCTGAAGATTATCTTGGACAAGAAGTAACAAGAGCGGTAATTACTGTTCCGGCTTACTTCAACGATGCACAAAGACAGGCTACTAAAGAAGCAGGAGAAATCGCTGGTCTTACAGTAGAAAGAATTATCAACGAACCAACTGCAGCTGCATTGGCTTACGGTATGGATAAGGCTCACAAAGATCAGAAGATCGCTGTTTATGACCTTGGAGGTGGTACTTTCGACGTTTCTATCCTAGATTTAGGAGACGGGGTTTTCGAAGTATTGTCTACAAACGGTGATACACACTTAGGAGGTGATGACTTTGATGATGTAATTATCAACTGGATGGCTGACGAGTTCAAAGCTGAAGAAGGAGTTGAATTAAAATCTGATGCAATCGCACTACAGAGATTAAAAGAAGCTGCTGAAAAAGCAAAAATTGAATTATCTTCTTCTCCACAAACTGAAATCAACTTACCATATATCACTGCTACAGCTACAGGTCCTAAACACTTAGTGAAGACTTTAACTAAAGCTAAATTCGAGCAATTAGCGGCAGACTTAGTAAGAAGATCTATGGAGCCTTGTAAAAAAGCGCTTTCTGATGCAGGTCTTTCTATCTCAGATATCGATGAGGTAATCTTGGTTGGAGGTTCTACAAGAATCCCTATCATTCAGGAAGAAGTTGAAAAATTCTTCGGTAAAAAACCATCTAAAGGAGTAAACCCTGACGAAGTAGTAGCAATTGGTGCTGCAATTCAAGGAGGAGTTCTTACAGGAGACGTAACAGATGTATTACTTCTTGACGTTACTCCACTTTCTTTAGGTATCGAAACTATGGGTTCTGTATTCACTAAATTAATTGAATCAAACACTACGATCCCAACTAAAAAATCTGAAGTATTCTCTACAGCTTCTGACAATCAGCCAGCTGTAAGCATCAGAGTAGGACAAGGTGAAAGACCAATGTTCAACGATAACAAAGAGATCGGTAGATTTGATCTTACTGACATTCCACCAGCACAAAGAGGAGTTCCTCAGATCGAAGTAACTTTTGATATTGATGCAAACGGAATCTTGAGCGTTTCTGCTAAAGATAAAGGTACAGGTAAAGAGCAGTCTATTAAAATCCAAGCATCTTCAGGTCTTTCTGACGAAGAAATCGAAAGAATGAAAAAAGAAGCTCAGGAAAACTCTGCATCTGATGCTAAGAGAAAAGAAGAAGTTGAAATCTTCAACAAAGCTGACGGATTGATCTTCCAAACTGAAAAGCAATTGAAAGAGTTTGGTGATAAATTATCAGCTGACAAAAAAGCAGCAATCGAAGCAGCTCACGCAGAATTGAAAACAGCTTTCGAAGCTAAAAATGGTGATGATGTTAAAGCTAAAACAGAAGTTTTAGATGCAGCTTGGATGGCAGCTTCAGAAGAAATGTATGCAGCAGGACAGCAGGCAGACGGAGCAGGAGCTCAAAACCCTGGAGGTAATGCAAATGCAGGAGGTGCTGAAGATGTACAGGATGCAGACTTCGAAGAAGTGAAATAATTATTGATTAAACAATAATAACAAATAATAAAAATCCGCTTTAAACGAACGTTTAAAGCGGATTTTTTATGTTTATACTTTTCTGTTAACTTCTTTTATTGTTGTTTTTTTACCATATAATTGTATCATATTTGTACCGCACCATAATTGGAGAACATGAGCAACTTGTTATGTATTAATTGGTTGTAAGCATTTTGGAGATTCAATATTAATCTAAAAAAGTAAGTATTGTGGGATTTAGTAAATTGAAAATACCGAGAGTTTATAAGCATTGCCAGTTTGATGAATTTAAAAAAGTGCGATAAGAAAATATTTGTAAAAATGTATTTCAATCTTCTTCAATATATAAAGTATTAATTGAACTAATTAGTAAAATAATTTGAGCTAAAAAGAATATTGTATTTTGTAGAAGATCCATAAATTTATGTAATCTCAATTTGAACGTATGTTTTATTTTTTAGAATTTACTATATAATGATTTAATGCTTTAATGCTTATTGTTTAACTTAGCATTACCCATAAATTAATCAAATTGAGTAATATAAAAAGTAAGTAAATGAAAAAAATGATTAAAGTTCCAACTTCTTTGATTGGTGGTGATGCTCCACAAAATTCTCTAATGTTAGATGGTTGTTCTGTAATCGAGCAGTGCATACACAGTACAGAAGTTAAAGGAACAATGTATCTAGAACAGCATTTGCTCCTTATTGTACTTGAAGGATCTGTTGTTTTGACCTATGGAAAACAGGAATATAAGCTTGGCAAGAACGATATGATTTTGCTTAAAAAGGCAACTGCGGTAAAATATCATAAATTCGGCAATGCTGAAAATGATAATATCTATGACAGCTTAATGTTCAGCATCAAAGATGATATTCTAAAATCATTTTTGTCAACTTCAGAAATTAAGGTGTTAAAACCTGAAGGAGAAATCAAAACAGGGGCTTACCCAATGAATAAGTGTTTGGTTGCATTTGCCCATTCCATGAAGCCTTACTTTTTTGATCATTCTGTGGTTCATCCCGGACAGCTTCGCCTAAAGATTATGGAATTATTATACGATGTTGCGGAATGCAATCGAAGCATGTTTTTACAAATCCTCCAGTTACACGAGCCGGTACGAACAGATATCCGTAACGTGGTAGAACAGCATTATGCTTCACCGGTTTCTGTTTCCGAACTGGCGTATCTTTCCGGCAGAAGTTTGTCAAGTTTTAAGAGAGATTTTCAGAATATATACAATGTTGCACCTGCAACCTGGATCAGAGAAAAGAGATTGGAAAAGGCTAAAGATATGTTGGAAACAACAATGCTGTCTGTTTCAGATATTTGTTACTCCTTAGGATTTGAGAATGTCTCTCACTTTTCAAGAATATATAAAGAATTTCACGGACAGGCACCAAGTACCTCTCGTTAGTAGATAATTTAAAATATAAAGTTATGAAAGTATTAGTCATTGGAGGAAATGGTAGAGTTGGATCTCTTTTAGTTGATAAATTAGCTGCTCAATATCAAGTTGTAGCCGGCTCAAGAAGCCCAAAGCCAGAAAAGAACTTGGATAATATTGAGCATAGCCACATTGATTTGCTAAGTGATATTGATACGATTGCAAAAAGTATGAAGGATGTTGATGTTGTTTATTTTGTTTCTGGTTCACGTGGGAAAAATCTTCTGCAGATAGATTTACACGGAGCGATAAAATCGATGCAAGCCGCAGAGAAAGTTGGTGTTAAACGTTACATTATGCTGAGTTCTATTTTCGCATTGCAACCTGAACGTTGGAAAGAATCTTTCCTGAGCGACTTGACAGATTATAATATTGCCAAGCACTATGCTGACCTTTATCTTACCACTCAAACCCAACTTGATTACACGATTTTGCAGCCGGGAGCGCTCAAAGAAGAACAAGGAACGGGGAAAATAGAGACTAATGTTGTCAATCCGGGATCTAATTCTATTGCTAATGTGGTAGATACCCTCGTTGCAATATTAGAAAATCATTCAACAATCGGTAAGGTTATTTTGATGCACGATGGCGATACGCCGATTATCGAAGCTTTACATCAAATCAAATAAAATTCAGGTATTTCATTAATTTAATCATATTCTTCCAGTCAGTTTTAAATTTGCTATTAAAAAAAGTTTTATAGCTAAATCTGATTTAGGCAGAAACTTTCACATTGTATTTCTCAATTTTCCAATTCCAAAAAAGGACTAATTAGTCAAAATATTTGAACTAATTAGAAAAAGTATCATTCTTTCGTCATTGTACCTTTGTTATAGAAAAAGAGCTTAATAATTCTGTCAAATAGAACAGTAATTTATGCTCGTAAAAATAACAATCCTCAAAAAAACAAGACGATTTATGAAAAACATTCCAGAACAAAAAAATATTCTTCCAAGCTCCGCAGATAGTAATGCTGTTGGTTTAAGGCAAGTTATTGGAAA harbors:
- a CDS encoding M43 family zinc metalloprotease; this translates as MKKCLLLIIGFLMTNTYAQRGCATDQKMKEFFQKNPQALERKADLRNFLINKNNTAKSPQTVVTIPVVVHVLYKNATQNISDAQIASQIAVLNNDFRKMNSDFNTVVPNAFKPMAADLELAFCMATKDPNGNPTTGIERKSVPSNFDFEGDYYIASGALAWDPTKYLNIWIGQMPPGILGQAYLPDAAGLELDGLAIGYQYFGTIGTVSAPFNKGRTATHEIGHYFGLEHIWGLDGSACGTSDNDDFCADTPATDSPYYDSPTFPDNQLTCTPSANGAMFMNFMDYVDDAAMAMFSNNQKTITSNTMAGPRASLLNTNGCSSTVLGTNESEKANSITVFPNPTTEYVSIASPLVKINEAEIFNSEGRLVRKAFIKNETDKINVKDLATGTYYVRTYNDKQFVKSMKFIKK
- the dnaK gene encoding molecular chaperone DnaK, which encodes MSKIIGIDLGTTNSCVAVMEGKDAVVIPNAEGKRTTPSIVAFTEDGERKVGDPAKRQAVTNPKKTVYSIKRFIGTHFKDDASEISRVPYDVVKGPNDTVKVKIDDREYTPQEISAMTLQKMKKTAEDYLGQEVTRAVITVPAYFNDAQRQATKEAGEIAGLTVERIINEPTAAALAYGMDKAHKDQKIAVYDLGGGTFDVSILDLGDGVFEVLSTNGDTHLGGDDFDDVIINWMADEFKAEEGVELKSDAIALQRLKEAAEKAKIELSSSPQTEINLPYITATATGPKHLVKTLTKAKFEQLAADLVRRSMEPCKKALSDAGLSISDIDEVILVGGSTRIPIIQEEVEKFFGKKPSKGVNPDEVVAIGAAIQGGVLTGDVTDVLLLDVTPLSLGIETMGSVFTKLIESNTTIPTKKSEVFSTASDNQPAVSIRVGQGERPMFNDNKEIGRFDLTDIPPAQRGVPQIEVTFDIDANGILSVSAKDKGTGKEQSIKIQASSGLSDEEIERMKKEAQENSASDAKRKEEVEIFNKADGLIFQTEKQLKEFGDKLSADKKAAIEAAHAELKTAFEAKNGDDVKAKTEVLDAAWMAASEEMYAAGQQADGAGAQNPGGNANAGGAEDVQDADFEEVK
- a CDS encoding AraC family transcriptional regulator, with the protein product MKKMIKVPTSLIGGDAPQNSLMLDGCSVIEQCIHSTEVKGTMYLEQHLLLIVLEGSVVLTYGKQEYKLGKNDMILLKKATAVKYHKFGNAENDNIYDSLMFSIKDDILKSFLSTSEIKVLKPEGEIKTGAYPMNKCLVAFAHSMKPYFFDHSVVHPGQLRLKIMELLYDVAECNRSMFLQILQLHEPVRTDIRNVVEQHYASPVSVSELAYLSGRSLSSFKRDFQNIYNVAPATWIREKRLEKAKDMLETTMLSVSDICYSLGFENVSHFSRIYKEFHGQAPSTSR
- a CDS encoding SDR family oxidoreductase: MKVLVIGGNGRVGSLLVDKLAAQYQVVAGSRSPKPEKNLDNIEHSHIDLLSDIDTIAKSMKDVDVVYFVSGSRGKNLLQIDLHGAIKSMQAAEKVGVKRYIMLSSIFALQPERWKESFLSDLTDYNIAKHYADLYLTTQTQLDYTILQPGALKEEQGTGKIETNVVNPGSNSIANVVDTLVAILENHSTIGKVILMHDGDTPIIEALHQIK